A window of Bacteroidales bacterium genomic DNA:
TTTATGGGATACCCCTTTGCATAATAAGGCCTGGGATGTATTTCTTCAACGGTATCATCTTAAAATGACCGATGATGAAAAAGACAAAAGGATCCATGGGCGGAATAACGAACTTATTTTCAGGGATATTTTTAATAAAAGCCTCACTTCTGAAGAAATTCTGAATTTTGTTGAAGAAAAGGAATCGATATACCGCGATATCTGCCGTGAAGTGAAAATTGACCTTGCCCCCGGTGCAAGAGAGTTGATTGCCTTCCTTAAAGACAATCGGGTTGCCTTTGCCATTGCCACAGCTTCGGAAATCGGCAATGTCAGTTTTTACATTGAATTTCTGAGGCTGGATAAACTGATTGATCCGCGATATATCCTTTATAATGACGGATCCTATAAAAGCAAGCCTGACCCGGATATGTTTTTATCGGCTATAAATATTCTTGGACTCTTGCCGGCGGATGTCCTGATTTTTGAGGACTCCTATGCGGGAATTGAAGCGGCTCTTGCTGCCAAACCCGGCAAAGTGATCATAGTGAATTCCACAAACAAAGATTATTCGTGTTTTAAGGCGGATGCCATAGTTCATTTCAGCCAGGTCAGCCATTCCCTGTTTACCTGATGAACAAGGAATTGAATGCAACTGTTGTACATGTGGAATCTCACATAAAACAAAAACAAAATGATTAATGCAGATCTTCACATACATACTGTTTACAGTGCAGACGGAGAATTAAGTACAGGTGAAATTCTGAATCTGGCCAGAAGTTCGGGCATGGAAACGATAGCTATAACCGACCACAATGTGACCGGCGGAATTTCAGGAGCGCTAAAAGATGCTGCGGGTGCAGGCATTAGGGTTATTCCCGGAATCGAAATTGATTGCATATATAAAGGAACCGATCTGCATGTGCTTGGATATAATATACAATGGAAGGACCCGGCATACACCCGGCTTGCTGATGAAATTTCGGGATTGGTCAGGACTGCATTCAATGAAATGGTACATAACCTGAAAATCCTGGGAATTGAAGCAGAAGCGGCAGAAATCATGAAAACAGAAGGTGACAGGCTTCCGTCGGCTGAAATGATTGCTGAGTACCTTTTGGGCAATCCGGCGTATGATCATCATCCCAAACTGGCTCCATACAGGGCAGGCGGCGAACGGAGTGATAATCCTTATTTGAATTTCTATCTTGATTTTTTTGCCCAGGGAAAACCGGCTTATGTGAAGATATCGTTTATGGATTTCAGTAATGCCATATCTCTTATAACAGGCACCGGCGGAATTCCGGTTATTGCTCACCCTGGTCATAATTTCAGGGGCAGGGAAGAGGTGGTTATTGATCTGCTTGCTGCCGGAGCAAAAGGAATTGAGGTTTTCAATAATTACCACAATGAAAGCCAGATTGCATACCTGTCGGATGTGGCCGTGAAG
This region includes:
- a CDS encoding PHP domain-containing protein, with translation MINADLHIHTVYSADGELSTGEILNLARSSGMETIAITDHNVTGGISGALKDAAGAGIRVIPGIEIDCIYKGTDLHVLGYNIQWKDPAYTRLADEISGLVRTAFNEMVHNLKILGIEAEAAEIMKTEGDRLPSAEMIAEYLLGNPAYDHHPKLAPYRAGGERSDNPYLNFYLDFFAQGKPAYVKISFMDFSNAISLITGTGGIPVIAHPGHNFRGREEVVIDLLAAGAKGIEVFNNYHNESQIAYLSDVAVKRNALITCGSDFHGKNKPAIQMGQFKLNDRYEGYLTESIEELLC
- a CDS encoding HAD family phosphatase, coding for MKLKGVVFDFNGTLLWDTPLHNKAWDVFLQRYHLKMTDDEKDKRIHGRNNELIFRDIFNKSLTSEEILNFVEEKESIYRDICREVKIDLAPGARELIAFLKDNRVAFAIATASEIGNVSFYIEFLRLDKLIDPRYILYNDGSYKSKPDPDMFLSAINILGLLPADVLIFEDSYAGIEAALAAKPGKVIIVNSTNKDYSCFKADAIVHFSQVSHSLFT